One segment of Verrucomicrobiales bacterium DNA contains the following:
- a CDS encoding protein kinase translates to MNHATCPRCQMPLSAVGSFCTRCAGRMLLAAEDPDVEEEAPGARRSSSRLGEFELGEELGRGAMGVVYRARQPQLQREVAVKVILAHRFAGELGRKRFLAEAELASQIDHPNIVPIYQVGQTEDGPFYAMKLVEGGTLEQRLRQAPAQSEDASARSGNQFSVDESLRLLGTIARAVHHAHLRGVLHRDLKPGNILLDAEGEPHITDFGLARRLDAESFLTQTGSSLGTPAYMSPEQGAGRRDVTTAADIWSLGAILYHLLAGRPPFLGESPDEILQRVRTEEPPPLRGFRPGLSRDVQTICLKCLQKDPLRRYVSAQELADDLDRFLAHEPIRARPISGVGRFLLWCRRRPALLAAWVAGTIALSAALIAGELHWKNQVRERVLVQVRDELAAHTVASVRADREKGRPGRRFDNLSRLAAVAQHPAPLALRNEAIVCLTLFDIRQVRSRWALPRSTKNYALGADLDLIAVGVDDGDGVEIYRLPEGELVRTVTGLSGAIGWLRLSPRAQWLGARWYDRLTVLALGDDGSRTVEPFKKRAKFGGRPEREFAFSAQEDQVALPAGNGVVVHELPSGRERWRQEQQPAEPVFGLAYSPSGRWLAVLQREFVVVLEAESGKVLWKAQRAAPESGTRAVPLSIAWHPRGEHLLVTDQTGMIEVFAMSSFPSHRLARGREGSIDYVAFGGDGQWFLVCGESNEAIVWDFHAFAPLMRVASSVESIATSRTGSRFAMVDLVGRRPQLSMWEGVSSPILSELDLDVVAESIALSPDGRWLGVALGTNGFRLYSTVDRRQLDVRQETGFRIGSIVVAREQSCVFTPASNGWWRWPVLDPELRHLGAGNHRFPGQAKEDLPPSRHSLEPSWVATSPTDPGAGRTITSREAGPADARRPALVGAIAKQLRPGNRYAESERGGLVAVEHELNLVRLFDRSTGSLLCDLPSLRPSPIGDLAWDASGDLLAVLTTTGRVQLWQVAQLRAELSKLGLGW, encoded by the coding sequence ATGAACCACGCGACTTGCCCTCGGTGCCAGATGCCGCTTTCTGCGGTGGGCAGCTTTTGTACGCGTTGTGCGGGACGCATGCTGCTGGCTGCTGAAGATCCTGACGTGGAGGAAGAGGCACCAGGCGCTCGCCGGAGTAGCAGCCGACTGGGGGAGTTCGAACTGGGCGAGGAGCTTGGCCGCGGGGCTATGGGGGTGGTGTATCGCGCCCGGCAGCCTCAACTCCAACGGGAGGTGGCGGTCAAGGTGATCTTGGCTCATCGCTTCGCTGGAGAGCTGGGGCGTAAGCGCTTCCTAGCCGAAGCCGAACTCGCGTCTCAGATCGACCACCCTAACATCGTCCCGATTTATCAGGTTGGCCAGACGGAGGACGGCCCATTCTATGCGATGAAGCTGGTAGAGGGGGGGACCCTGGAGCAGAGACTCCGACAAGCTCCGGCCCAGTCCGAGGACGCGTCGGCTCGGTCGGGGAACCAATTCTCCGTCGACGAATCGCTTCGGCTCCTGGGCACCATCGCTCGAGCGGTGCATCACGCTCACTTGCGCGGAGTGCTTCATCGAGACCTGAAGCCCGGGAATATTCTCCTGGATGCGGAGGGCGAGCCGCACATAACGGATTTCGGCCTGGCACGACGATTGGACGCCGAGAGTTTTCTTACACAGACTGGGTCCTCGCTCGGCACCCCTGCCTACATGTCACCGGAGCAAGGGGCAGGCCGTCGCGACGTGACGACCGCCGCCGATATTTGGAGTCTCGGTGCCATACTTTATCATCTTCTGGCCGGTCGCCCCCCGTTTCTGGGCGAATCTCCGGATGAAATTCTACAGCGCGTCCGAACTGAAGAACCTCCACCGTTGCGCGGATTTCGTCCGGGGTTGTCACGCGATGTGCAAACCATCTGTTTGAAGTGCCTTCAGAAAGATCCGCTCCGGCGATATGTCTCGGCTCAAGAGTTGGCTGATGACCTGGACCGATTTCTAGCGCACGAGCCCATTCGCGCCCGTCCGATCTCGGGGGTGGGCCGTTTCCTGCTGTGGTGTCGTCGGCGTCCCGCGCTGCTGGCTGCGTGGGTGGCCGGCACCATCGCCCTGTCGGCTGCGTTGATAGCCGGGGAACTGCATTGGAAGAATCAGGTCCGGGAACGCGTGCTCGTGCAGGTCCGGGATGAGTTGGCCGCCCACACGGTCGCGTCGGTGCGAGCTGACCGGGAGAAGGGCCGGCCGGGCAGGCGATTCGACAATCTCTCCAGACTGGCGGCGGTAGCGCAGCATCCGGCCCCGCTGGCGTTGCGTAACGAGGCGATAGTCTGTCTGACCCTTTTCGATATCCGTCAGGTTCGGAGCCGGTGGGCGCTGCCTCGCTCCACCAAAAACTATGCCTTGGGAGCCGATTTGGACTTGATCGCCGTAGGTGTTGATGATGGCGACGGCGTTGAAATCTATCGGTTGCCGGAGGGGGAGCTGGTTCGAACTGTGACCGGCCTCAGCGGTGCGATTGGCTGGTTGCGGTTGAGCCCGCGTGCGCAGTGGCTGGGCGCTCGCTGGTATGACCGTTTGACGGTGCTGGCCTTGGGGGACGATGGATCTCGAACTGTGGAGCCTTTTAAAAAACGAGCGAAGTTTGGCGGCAGGCCTGAGCGCGAGTTCGCCTTTTCAGCCCAGGAAGATCAGGTTGCGCTTCCAGCCGGAAACGGAGTCGTGGTCCATGAGCTTCCCTCGGGTCGGGAGCGATGGCGGCAGGAACAGCAACCCGCCGAGCCGGTCTTTGGGTTGGCGTATTCTCCGAGCGGAAGGTGGTTGGCCGTGCTGCAGAGAGAGTTTGTGGTGGTTCTGGAGGCAGAGAGCGGGAAGGTCCTATGGAAGGCGCAGCGGGCGGCTCCCGAGAGCGGAACTCGCGCGGTTCCTCTCTCGATCGCGTGGCATCCTCGAGGGGAGCACCTGCTAGTCACTGACCAGACGGGCATGATCGAAGTCTTCGCGATGTCGTCCTTCCCGTCGCATCGGTTAGCCCGTGGACGGGAAGGGTCGATTGACTATGTCGCCTTCGGAGGCGACGGGCAATGGTTCTTGGTTTGTGGCGAATCGAACGAGGCCATCGTATGGGACTTTCACGCGTTCGCGCCATTGATGAGGGTGGCAAGTTCGGTTGAATCGATTGCGACGTCGCGGACAGGATCCCGTTTTGCCATGGTCGATCTTGTGGGCCGACGGCCTCAGCTCAGCATGTGGGAAGGAGTTTCGAGTCCGATTTTAAGTGAGTTGGACCTCGATGTGGTGGCTGAATCGATAGCGCTCAGTCCTGACGGGCGATGGCTGGGCGTTGCACTGGGGACCAACGGTTTCCGGCTCTACAGCACCGTCGATCGTCGCCAACTTGACGTGAGACAGGAAACGGGGTTCCGGATCGGCTCGATCGTGGTTGCCCGTGAACAATCCTGCGTGTTCACCCCGGCTTCAAACGGTTGGTGGCGATGGCCCGTGCTGGATCCCGAACTGCGGCATCTGGGGGCGGGTAATCATCGCTTCCCAGGACAAGCAAAGGAGGACCTGCCCCCAAGCCGGCATAGTCTAGAGCCTAGCTGGGTCGCCACCTCGCCCACGGACCCAGGTGCGGGGCGGACGATCACCAGTCGGGAGGCTGGTCCAGCTGATGCCCGGCGTCCGGCCCTGGTAGGTGCGATTGCGAAACAGCTTCGTCCGGGAAACCGATATGCGGAAAGCGAGCGTGGCGGGTTGGTGGCTGTGGAGCACGAGTTGAACCTTGTGCGGCTTTTCGACCGCTCCACAGGTTCTCTGCTATGCGATCTGCCCTCGTTGCGGCCGAGCCCGATTGGGGATCTGGCCTGGGATGCCTCCGGTGATCTGTTGGCGGTGCTCACAACTACGGGACGGGTGCAGCTTTGGCAGGTGGCCCAGCTACGAGCCGAGCTGTCCAAATTAGGCCTTGGGTGGTGA